Proteins encoded in a region of the Sulfurimonas marina genome:
- a CDS encoding response regulator, with amino-acid sequence MTQKDLVVLAVDDDMINLKLLKSMLLKTGNVKEVIEAKNGSDAIGELKGRNDIDLILLDIIMPIMGGIEMLKVVRADDSLRQLPIIVLTTDETKKAEALEAGANGFLMKPIRNDELLAKMETVIV; translated from the coding sequence ATGACACAAAAAGATTTAGTAGTACTTGCCGTAGATGATGATATGATTAACTTAAAATTATTAAAGTCTATGCTTTTAAAAACAGGAAATGTAAAAGAGGTAATTGAAGCTAAAAATGGTTCAGATGCTATCGGTGAGCTCAAAGGGCGTAATGATATCGACTTAATTTTATTAGATATTATCATGCCTATTATGGGTGGAATTGAAATGCTTAAAGTTGTACGTGCTGATGACTCTCTTCGTCAACTTCCTATCATTGTATTAACAACGGATGAGACTAAAAAAGCTGAAGCATTAGAAGCTGGAGCAAATGGATTTTTAATGAAGCCAATTAGAAACGATGAATTACTCGCCAAAATGGAGACTGTAATCGTTTAG
- the lon gene encoding endopeptidase La, which produces MKLSNYGEFPADIPVIAEDDIFLYPFMISPLFLNDEKNINAATKAIEDNSLVIVCPTKPGHDGEREYASLYDAGVVGSIMRKVSLPDGRVKVLFQGLARAKMLEKVSDEPLIAHVDVIPSVEVNSLKIDAILEVVREKVRTLSGVSNYFPPDLLRTIEENHDHNRIIDLICSTVKLKKEQAYKLFIETDTEKRFLDLIDYLIDEIEANKLQKEIRSKVHTHIEKVNKEYFLKEQLKQIQKELGTDTARDEEIEEYRKKLESKKSKMSEDAYKEVSKQLERFSRMHPDSSDASMTQTYLDWVLEIPFGSISKKSLDINKVEDQLNKDHYSLEKPKERIVEYFAVKELLELRGIKQTKSAGAILCFSGPPGVGKTSLANSIASALKRPLVRIALGGLEDVNELRGHRRTYVGAMPGRIVQGLIDAKKMNPVIVLDEIDKVTRNGRGDPTAALLEILDPEQNSEFRDYYTNFNIDLSNVIFIATANDVGRIPKPLFDRMEFITVSSYTPQEKYEIAKRYLIPQELKKHGLKKSELTISKPALKELIHSYTREAGVRNLRRRVAQMSRKAALMMLKNSKLSKISVSVKNLNEFFDKSVFEIEKTDKVPVIGVVNGLAWTAVGGDVLKIESIRIKGKGTMQLTGSLGDVMKESARIAFSVVKTLIDTRKLKISAENIPVTFKEKEDGIKIDPSEVYKRYDLHVHVPDGATPKDGPSAGIAMVSVIASILSSAKIRSDVAMTGEVSLNGDVLPIGGLREKLIAAHKADMTKVLIPQKNYERDLDEIPQEVKDAMEIIGVKRIDEVLKQVLV; this is translated from the coding sequence ATGAAACTAAGTAATTACGGAGAATTTCCTGCTGATATTCCTGTTATCGCAGAGGATGATATTTTTTTATATCCATTTATGATATCTCCACTTTTTTTAAATGATGAAAAAAATATAAATGCTGCTACAAAAGCGATAGAAGATAACTCTTTAGTGATTGTTTGTCCAACAAAACCGGGACATGACGGGGAGAGAGAATACGCCTCTCTTTATGATGCGGGTGTAGTTGGTTCTATTATGAGAAAAGTTTCTTTGCCTGACGGGCGTGTAAAAGTACTTTTTCAAGGTTTAGCACGCGCTAAAATGTTGGAGAAGGTTTCAGATGAACCTTTAATAGCTCATGTTGATGTTATCCCATCTGTTGAGGTAAACAGCTTAAAAATAGATGCTATATTAGAGGTTGTTCGTGAAAAAGTACGTACACTTTCAGGGGTTAGTAACTATTTCCCACCGGATCTTCTGCGTACGATCGAAGAAAACCACGATCATAATCGTATAATCGATCTTATCTGTTCAACTGTAAAGTTAAAAAAAGAGCAGGCATATAAACTCTTTATAGAAACAGATACGGAGAAAAGATTTTTAGATTTAATTGATTATCTTATTGATGAGATTGAAGCAAATAAACTGCAAAAAGAGATCCGTTCTAAAGTACATACTCACATTGAAAAAGTAAACAAAGAGTACTTTTTAAAAGAGCAGTTAAAACAGATCCAAAAAGAGCTCGGAACCGATACTGCACGTGATGAAGAGATCGAAGAGTATCGTAAAAAGCTCGAATCGAAAAAATCAAAGATGTCGGAAGATGCTTATAAAGAGGTAAGTAAACAGCTTGAACGTTTTTCAAGAATGCATCCGGATTCTTCAGATGCATCTATGACGCAAACATATCTTGACTGGGTATTGGAGATCCCTTTTGGTTCTATAAGTAAGAAATCTTTAGATATTAACAAGGTTGAAGATCAGCTCAATAAAGATCACTACTCTTTAGAAAAACCGAAAGAGAGAATTGTTGAGTATTTTGCAGTAAAAGAGTTACTTGAACTGCGTGGTATAAAGCAGACAAAATCAGCAGGAGCTATTCTCTGTTTTTCAGGACCTCCGGGTGTAGGTAAAACTTCTTTGGCAAACTCTATCGCTTCAGCACTCAAGCGTCCACTCGTTCGTATCGCTTTAGGCGGTTTGGAAGATGTAAATGAACTTCGCGGACATAGACGTACATATGTGGGTGCTATGCCGGGACGTATTGTTCAAGGTTTAATTGATGCAAAGAAGATGAATCCTGTAATTGTACTTGATGAGATCGACAAAGTTACACGTAACGGTCGCGGTGATCCAACAGCGGCACTTTTAGAGATTTTAGATCCTGAACAAAACAGTGAGTTCCGTGATTATTATACAAACTTTAATATTGATCTTTCAAACGTAATTTTTATTGCAACGGCAAATGATGTTGGACGTATCCCGAAACCTCTTTTTGACAGAATGGAGTTTATTACGGTTAGTTCATATACACCTCAAGAGAAGTATGAGATCGCAAAAAGATATCTTATTCCGCAAGAGTTGAAAAAGCATGGACTCAAAAAATCTGAGCTAACTATTTCAAAACCTGCGTTAAAAGAGTTAATTCATAGTTATACACGTGAAGCTGGTGTACGTAACCTACGTCGTAGAGTTGCACAGATGAGTAGAAAAGCGGCTCTTATGATGCTCAAAAATAGTAAGCTCTCTAAGATCTCGGTAAGTGTTAAAAACTTGAATGAGTTCTTTGATAAAAGTGTATTTGAAATCGAAAAAACAGACAAGGTGCCTGTTATAGGTGTGGTAAACGGTTTAGCATGGACAGCTGTAGGTGGAGATGTTTTAAAAATAGAATCTATCCGTATTAAAGGGAAGGGGACCATGCAGCTAACTGGAAGTCTTGGTGATGTAATGAAAGAATCTGCACGTATAGCTTTTAGTGTAGTTAAAACATTAATAGATACAAGAAAACTTAAAATTTCTGCAGAGAATATCCCTGTAACGTTTAAGGAGAAAGAGGATGGAATTAAAATAGATCCGAGTGAAGTATATAAGCGCTATGACCTTCATGTCCATGTTCCAGATGGTGCTACTCCAAAAGACGGTCCAAGTGCAGGTATTGCTATGGTAAGTGTTATCGCTTCTATACTAAGTTCTGCAAAGATTCGTTCAGATGTTGCAATGACAGGTGAAGTTTCTTTAAACGGTGATGTTTTACCGATAGGTGGTTTAAGAGAAAAACTTATTGCTGCACATAAAGCAGATATGACAAAAGTATTAATACCACAAAAGAATTATGAAAGAGACCTTGATGAAATACCTCAAGAGGTTAAAGATGCTATGGAAATTATTGGGGTGAAAAGAATAGACGAGGTGTTAAAACAAGTTCTTGTATAG
- a CDS encoding outer membrane protein assembly factor BamD: MQNRLNLFFFFISTLLLFSGCSKDVEEYNKPAIYWYGKIISSISDGNIDKADDYYSSLQGEHIGSPLLPEATMILAIAHMYEEEYLLSEHFLDEYIKRYANENEREFAEFLKIKAKYLSLPNPRRDQVLINDAIKAAEAFKRNYPTSDYYALVDSMLTKLYLSEAALNETIASLYDRVDKYKSAQYYRDIKPEPWINWEEIDKANSPWYREWFEGDGTASWYGFMIPETQSVVSRNSIQDNNSTK, encoded by the coding sequence ATGCAAAATCGATTGAACCTTTTCTTTTTCTTTATAAGTACACTGCTGTTGTTTAGTGGATGTTCTAAAGATGTTGAGGAGTATAACAAGCCGGCTATTTACTGGTATGGTAAGATAATCAGTTCTATATCGGATGGAAATATAGATAAAGCGGATGATTATTATTCATCACTTCAAGGTGAACATATTGGTTCCCCTTTATTACCGGAAGCAACAATGATACTTGCAATTGCTCATATGTATGAGGAGGAGTATCTTTTAAGCGAACATTTTTTAGATGAGTATATAAAACGATATGCGAATGAAAATGAGAGAGAATTTGCAGAGTTTTTAAAGATAAAAGCGAAATATCTTTCATTGCCAAACCCAAGACGTGATCAGGTTCTTATTAACGATGCAATCAAAGCTGCTGAAGCGTTTAAGAGAAATTATCCTACTTCTGATTATTATGCATTGGTAGATTCAATGCTTACAAAACTGTATCTTTCAGAAGCTGCTTTAAATGAAACGATTGCTTCTTTATATGACAGGGTAGATAAATATAAGTCTGCACAGTACTATAGAGATATTAAACCTGAACCTTGGATCAATTGGGAAGAGATCGATAAAGCGAACAGCCCTTGGTATAGAGAGTGGTTTGAAGGTGATGGAACTGCAAGTTGGTACGGTTTTATGATACCTGAAACGCAAAGTGTTGTTTCAAGAAATTCTATACAAGACAATAATTCTACGAAATAA
- a CDS encoding InlB B-repeat-containing protein, which produces MDNHTHFHRITKSSHSFITNVFFLFSLLLALSSNSYAAQSLIYDANGGTGTVPPTVTYNNGNTVTVYDDNGLTKTGYEFGGWNTTANGSGITYQPGDTFTFGTTEITLYAKWDSNTSTTPPTPVTCANGATPIYIDETNPTIIGEGPLDDRCYAFQYTNHDVGGSVQIYYWSDSAIDINQTIDTFSESFALSANTDTTKGPYTMDAGDSLVLEVESINNNKEYSIIIDYVPNIETVNDSYIVEVGDTLHANVLSNDNNSTNIYIDTTNSNLPGIQADGSFTYNAISVGEHLYYYTATNGTDSLEENVLITVLSDNAWPSTCYGYYYRQGDNTNLPTTNPPSISGNFATDENISVTVYIKNVADDYNTTIPSMSLNIQDPSSDLSYSGPSTIYKSTPTEVNQYFFAQFLLTPQTTDTIDEALDMNLTISGTTGRLGHEIAQCGGGLDTIYAPFWGRFNVLSNLATFQNYYNLPTQTTKRFEEFNIASYALGSDFTQASEVATMVGVEIIDTSEVDINIACQDETEGRSLTDRIWIRFGGGNNYDTNISSLLVNYDLLEEAINENPNKEKTLTPEDFYKVASKNAAYRISYYGAADDELLQYTEAGNKYVINNFPEVVQDIGTCVDEVLSPVGNSDNLQPTIRVAVACGNAGNTGISYKHLQACLECLHGKSYVCSRDNFAIRPEAFMMHLKDQNQSNPALQTDITTLSHSGSIDASAPELSLAAGYNYNLEINATNHIDNESSPGYTTYPAPAVFEWNPASTVFCNDTSDHTTPVYFSNGAADLNASINQVGRYTFGFNDTTWTSVDSNESFQAHHTGDHFKANPDFDCTLNSSIVQVQGSPSLNGCTISSHHINLQTDVVYNDYNMTTHPYKFTVTNNILSVGLTDTQGKNFVYMANIENNESVSVHLDTNISAQGYNDSNLSNYTGEINASGFACYAQDTLFGIGKSATTSTLLPFRYRIHDLNATGAIIVAFDNTYPDINNSVIAEGNLTGTPIETIPAEYWRKAQNGQLSLRTNLNFDRNISRAVNPEDINYTRFDMNNTLNLFSADLINNKYTDINKDTNEIGQVIHHYYGRSHAAKQRYIVPDDSPYTANLFYEIYCYDIGCNLSSLPSSSHTDDIRWYRNTLHNTSNEGNITNVSEKDYTHVTTSNLNTTTNPSKVDLSYDAYFGYPYQTTMDMNTSNWLIYNPDDENATVNEFQAEFNKAGDWSGEHETNSTTNVEAGKKANRRINW; this is translated from the coding sequence ATGGATAATCATACTCATTTTCATAGAATTACGAAGTCTAGTCATAGTTTTATAACTAATGTTTTTTTCCTCTTTAGCCTATTATTAGCTCTGTCATCAAATAGTTACGCAGCCCAAAGTCTTATTTACGATGCTAACGGTGGAACTGGAACCGTACCTCCTACTGTTACATATAATAACGGTAATACCGTAACTGTTTATGATGATAATGGATTAACAAAAACAGGTTATGAGTTTGGCGGTTGGAATACAACTGCGAATGGTTCAGGAATCACCTATCAACCTGGCGATACATTTACATTTGGTACAACTGAGATAACACTTTATGCAAAATGGGATTCAAACACTTCCACGACACCTCCTACCCCTGTAACTTGTGCTAATGGTGCGACCCCAATTTATATAGATGAGACAAATCCAACTATAATAGGGGAAGGTCCATTAGATGATAGATGCTATGCCTTTCAATACACTAATCACGATGTTGGCGGTAGTGTGCAAATTTATTACTGGTCAGATTCTGCTATAGATATTAACCAAACTATTGACACCTTCAGTGAGTCCTTCGCTCTTTCAGCTAATACTGATACTACTAAGGGACCATATACCATGGATGCTGGAGATAGCTTAGTACTTGAGGTAGAGAGTATCAATAACAATAAAGAATACTCTATCATTATAGATTATGTTCCCAATATAGAAACAGTTAATGACTCCTACATCGTTGAAGTAGGAGATACACTCCATGCTAATGTTTTATCCAACGACAATAATTCAACCAATATCTATATTGACACAACTAATTCCAATCTACCTGGCATCCAAGCAGATGGTAGTTTTACATACAATGCTATTAGTGTAGGTGAACATCTTTATTACTATACTGCAACTAATGGTACAGATTCACTAGAAGAAAATGTATTAATAACAGTCCTTTCAGATAATGCCTGGCCTAGTACTTGTTACGGCTACTATTACAGACAAGGTGACAATACAAATTTACCTACAACAAATCCTCCGAGCATATCGGGTAACTTTGCTACAGATGAAAACATTTCGGTGACTGTTTATATTAAAAACGTAGCGGATGATTACAATACGACTATTCCTTCAATGTCTTTAAATATCCAAGATCCATCAAGTGATCTCAGTTATTCAGGACCATCTACCATTTATAAAAGTACACCTACGGAAGTGAATCAATACTTTTTTGCACAGTTTTTATTAACACCGCAAACAACAGATACAATTGACGAAGCACTTGATATGAATCTCACAATCTCTGGAACAACCGGCCGTTTAGGACATGAAATAGCACAATGTGGCGGAGGTCTTGATACTATTTATGCACCATTTTGGGGGAGATTCAATGTTTTATCAAATCTTGCTACTTTTCAAAACTACTATAATCTTCCAACACAAACAACAAAAAGGTTTGAAGAGTTCAACATTGCCTCTTATGCATTAGGTAGTGACTTCACACAAGCATCTGAAGTTGCCACTATGGTAGGTGTTGAGATCATAGATACATCTGAAGTAGATATCAATATTGCTTGTCAAGATGAAACAGAGGGTCGTTCACTTACAGATAGAATATGGATAAGATTTGGAGGTGGTAACAACTACGATACTAATATAAGTAGTCTCCTAGTTAATTATGATCTTTTAGAAGAAGCAATAAATGAAAATCCTAATAAAGAAAAGACCCTTACTCCGGAAGATTTTTATAAAGTTGCCAGTAAAAATGCTGCATACCGTATAAGTTATTATGGTGCAGCTGATGATGAACTTTTACAATATACAGAAGCTGGGAATAAGTATGTTATCAATAACTTCCCAGAAGTGGTTCAAGATATCGGAACGTGTGTAGATGAAGTACTATCACCTGTTGGAAATTCTGATAATTTACAACCAACAATCCGGGTTGCCGTTGCATGTGGTAATGCCGGTAATACAGGGATTAGTTATAAACATTTACAAGCATGTTTAGAGTGTTTACATGGTAAGTCTTACGTATGTTCAAGAGACAACTTTGCGATCAGACCGGAAGCATTTATGATGCACCTTAAAGATCAAAACCAGTCTAATCCTGCATTACAAACAGATATAACAACACTAAGTCACTCAGGTTCCATAGATGCATCAGCTCCTGAACTTAGCCTTGCTGCCGGTTATAACTACAATCTTGAGATAAATGCTACAAACCATATTGACAATGAATCATCTCCAGGGTACACGACATATCCTGCACCTGCAGTTTTTGAGTGGAATCCGGCCTCTACAGTTTTCTGTAACGATACTTCAGACCATACTACTCCTGTTTATTTTTCAAATGGTGCAGCAGATCTAAATGCTTCAATTAATCAAGTTGGTAGATATACATTTGGCTTTAATGATACTACTTGGACAAGTGTAGACAGCAATGAATCATTTCAGGCTCATCACACAGGGGATCATTTTAAGGCTAACCCTGACTTTGACTGTACACTAAATAGTTCTATCGTCCAAGTACAAGGTTCTCCTTCGTTAAATGGTTGTACTATCTCTTCTCATCATATAAACCTTCAAACTGATGTAGTTTATAACGATTATAATATGACTACACACCCTTATAAATTCACTGTTACAAACAATATTTTATCTGTCGGTCTTACAGATACACAAGGGAAAAATTTTGTTTATATGGCAAATATTGAGAACAACGAAAGTGTATCTGTTCACCTAGATACCAATATATCTGCTCAAGGTTACAATGATAGTAACCTATCAAACTATACAGGTGAAATAAATGCCAGCGGTTTTGCATGTTATGCACAAGATACACTTTTCGGTATTGGTAAAAGTGCGACAACTTCTACTTTACTTCCTTTTAGATATCGTATTCACGATTTAAATGCAACCGGTGCTATTATCGTGGCTTTTGATAATACTTATCCTGATATAAATAACTCTGTCATAGCTGAAGGTAATCTTACAGGAACTCCGATTGAGACAATACCAGCTGAATATTGGAGAAAAGCACAAAACGGTCAACTATCTCTTAGAACCAATCTTAACTTTGATCGTAATATCAGCCGTGCTGTAAACCCTGAAGATATTAACTATACCCGTTTCGATATGAATAACACGCTAAATTTATTCAGTGCAGATTTAATTAATAATAAATATACAGATATAAATAAAGACACCAATGAAATAGGTCAGGTTATCCATCATTATTATGGAAGAAGCCATGCTGCAAAACAAAGATATATAGTCCCAGATGACAGCCCTTATACGGCAAATCTTTTTTATGAAATATATTGTTATGACATAGGCTGTAACCTCTCATCTTTACCGAGTAGTTCACATACCGACGATATAAGATGGTACCGAAATACTCTACATAACACCTCAAACGAAGGTAACATCACTAATGTAAGTGAAAAAGACTATACACATGTAACTACATCTAACTTAAACACTACAACAAATCCAAGTAAAGTTGATTTAAGCTATGACGCCTATTTCGGATATCCATATCAAACAACTATGGATATGAATACTTCAAATTGGCTTATTTACAATCCAGATGATGAAAATGCAACTGTGAATGAATTTCAAGCAGAATTCAATAAAGCCGGAGATTGGAGTGGGGAGCATGAAACTAATTCTACGACAAATGTAGAAGCCGGAAAAAAAGCAAATAGGAGAATAAATTGGTAA
- a CDS encoding type II secretion system protein gives MTHSITKRSAFTMIELIFAIVIISIVVLSLPTFMQVSEKNVENNLAQEAIFAASAELMGSTSVYWDENSMQDSNFSALSRVIDIGDDCNTTTKLRPGHINQPFHRRCLDDLTTTAANTSGGDAYNLNDLVHTPHTAFTQTSDASGYKTNYNSALSVTQNNDIKTVTVTITDPDGNVVTRLKSQIANIGEVEPYKKRMF, from the coding sequence ATGACACACTCTATCACAAAAAGATCTGCTTTTACAATGATTGAACTGATCTTTGCTATTGTAATTATTAGTATAGTTGTTTTATCCTTACCTACTTTTATGCAGGTATCTGAAAAGAATGTAGAAAACAACCTTGCACAGGAAGCTATATTTGCAGCTTCTGCAGAGTTAATGGGTTCAACAAGCGTATACTGGGATGAAAACTCCATGCAAGATTCAAATTTTAGTGCATTATCAAGAGTTATAGATATTGGTGACGATTGTAATACTACTACAAAATTGCGTCCCGGTCATATCAATCAACCGTTTCACAGACGATGCTTAGATGATCTTACTACTACTGCAGCCAATACTAGTGGTGGTGATGCTTATAATCTGAATGACCTTGTACATACACCTCATACTGCTTTCACTCAAACAAGTGATGCTTCTGGATATAAAACAAATTATAATAGTGCTTTAAGCGTTACTCAAAATAATGATATCAAAACTGTTACAGTTACTATTACAGATCCTGACGGTAATGTGGTAACTAGATTAAAATCACAAATAGCAAATATCGGTGAAGTTGAACCATATAAGAAAAGGATGTTCTAA
- a CDS encoding type II secretion system protein has translation MKKNAFTMLELIFVIVVMGILAKFGIELLAQIYNNFIYNSVNSSLQEKSQNAVEIVGGRLQYRIKDSIIARQSADDTNFTSLSTANSDDYNILEWVATDIEGFRGQTQPLWSGIIDLDDSNATLLITPETNTTAIDALIDTLSDGNSDLTDAAIYFPGSNTNVLTGYGWQRPAIKFTDQNHTMHPIKAGTNIYELIPRNGDTNDDNNLSGIDVYENYQLAWTAYAVGINNYDDTNKTGTLTLWYDYQPWEGEKYTDGTPRILMEDVSSFRFRALGSVVQIQVCTKSDLVEEYSICKEKTIF, from the coding sequence ATGAAAAAAAATGCTTTTACAATGTTAGAACTAATATTTGTCATCGTAGTGATGGGTATACTTGCAAAATTTGGTATAGAGCTTCTTGCTCAAATATATAATAACTTTATATACAATAGTGTCAACAGTTCTCTTCAAGAAAAAAGTCAAAATGCAGTAGAAATAGTTGGAGGACGTTTACAATATAGAATTAAAGACTCAATCATTGCAAGACAAAGTGCAGATGATACTAACTTTACCTCATTGTCTACTGCTAATAGTGACGATTATAATATACTTGAATGGGTGGCAACTGATATTGAAGGCTTCAGAGGGCAAACACAACCTTTATGGAGTGGTATAATTGACCTTGATGACTCAAATGCAACCCTGCTTATAACTCCAGAAACAAATACAACAGCCATAGATGCCTTAATAGATACACTTTCTGATGGTAATTCTGATTTAACAGATGCTGCTATATATTTTCCCGGTTCAAATACAAATGTACTTACAGGTTATGGTTGGCAGCGTCCTGCAATAAAATTTACAGACCAAAACCATACGATGCACCCTATAAAAGCAGGTACGAACATTTATGAACTTATCCCAAGAAATGGAGATACTAATGATGATAATAACCTAAGTGGTATTGATGTATATGAAAACTATCAGCTTGCATGGACTGCTTATGCAGTTGGTATAAACAATTATGATGATACAAATAAAACAGGTACTCTCACACTTTGGTACGATTATCAGCCATGGGAAGGTGAAAAATATACTGACGGTACTCCAAGAATACTTATGGAAGATGTTAGTTCATTTAGATTTAGAGCACTAGGTTCTGTTGTACAAATTCAAGTGTGTACAAAGTCAGATCTCGTAGAGGAATACTCAATATGCAAAGAAAAAACAATATTTTAA
- the hpf gene encoding ribosome hibernation-promoting factor, HPF/YfiA family — protein MNISLTGRGLELTDTIKDHMRSSIDALKKYNMDIISANAVASSQHKKGKEHFNVEFVLNLPQKHTIVISQNDGDLHAAIDIALERAEKALRRLHDKEVDHHKTGLNEIKSEDVDVKEVAAELEDEIVPVELDLYKPREVEDVLNDLKESGKMFDIFIDNEDKTRVLYKRNDGKFGLY, from the coding sequence ATGAATATCTCTTTAACTGGTAGAGGCTTAGAACTTACTGACACTATCAAAGATCATATGAGAAGCTCTATTGATGCTCTAAAAAAATATAATATGGACATTATCTCTGCAAACGCAGTTGCAAGTTCTCAACATAAAAAAGGGAAAGAGCACTTTAATGTTGAATTTGTTTTAAATCTTCCTCAAAAACATACTATTGTTATTAGTCAAAATGACGGCGACCTTCATGCTGCAATTGACATCGCTTTAGAGCGTGCAGAAAAAGCACTTCGCCGCCTACATGATAAAGAAGTTGATCACCATAAAACTGGTTTAAACGAGATCAAATCTGAAGATGTAGATGTTAAAGAAGTAGCAGCTGAACTAGAAGATGAAATAGTTCCTGTAGAACTTGACCTTTACAAACCGCGTGAAGTTGAAGATGTTTTAAATGACCTAAAAGAGTCTGGAAAAATGTTTGATATCTTCATCGACAACGAAGATAAAACTCGTGTTCTTTACAAAAGAAACGACGGTAAATTCGGTCTATATTAA